One Salvia miltiorrhiza cultivar Shanhuang (shh) unplaced genomic scaffold, IMPLAD_Smil_shh original_scaffold_455, whole genome shotgun sequence genomic window, GGTCTTAAACCCCACCCACATCTCATTCTCTGCTCAGCGCGCGACGACTTCAAAACCTAAATCCACATTTCCGTTCAATCCACTATGGATCCGCAGCCCGAACCCGTAAACTACATCTGCGGAGGTGATCCTATTACTCGAATAAGGGCTTTCGTTTGTTTCAATTCCATGcgtttaatttttgttttcttcgcTTCCTTTGATTTGTTTGAATGACAAAATTGAACTATGGCTTTGCAGATTGTGGGCAGGAGAACACGCTGAAGCCAGGGGATGTGATTCAGTGCCGTGAATGTGGTTATCGCATTCTCTACAAGAAACGCACCCGCAGAAGTATTACTATTTCCCCTTTTCTTATCCTGCCTTATTGTTGCCTTTTTCGTTTCGATTTCATTTCTTAAATCATGGTACA contains:
- the LOC131004711 gene encoding DNA-directed RNA polymerases II, IV and V subunit 12 — encoded protein: MDPQPEPVNYICGDCGQENTLKPGDVIQCRECGYRILYKKRTRRIVQYEAR